The proteins below come from a single Parageobacillus toebii NBRC 107807 genomic window:
- a CDS encoding BMP family lipoprotein has translation MKKRFGLALSLVLAAGTLLSACGGQGGNNAGDKGKDTFSVAMVTDVGGIDDKSFNQSAWEGLQKFGKENGLKKGRGGYDYLQSSSDADYPTNLNKLVRSDFDLIYGIGYLMGDAVKEVAEQNPKKHFAIVDTVVEQPNVASITFKEHEGSFLVGVVAGLTTKTNKIGFIGGMEIPLIEKFESGFLAGVKAVNPKAKVEVQYAGAFDQADKGKAIASSMYASGVDVIYHAAGGTGNGLFSEAKDLKKKDPNREIWVIGVDKDQSPEGVVKVGGKTYNVTLTSMVKRVDVAVYDLAKRAKDGDFPGGKTLEYGLQEDGVGIAPTQDNIKPEVLKAVDEWKQKIIKGEVKVPMTRKEYKQFEASLK, from the coding sequence ATGAAAAAACGATTTGGACTCGCCCTTTCCCTTGTTTTAGCAGCAGGTACACTGTTAAGTGCATGCGGTGGACAAGGGGGGAATAATGCTGGTGACAAAGGCAAAGACACGTTTAGTGTTGCGATGGTAACAGACGTTGGCGGTATTGATGACAAATCTTTCAACCAATCTGCTTGGGAAGGTTTGCAAAAGTTTGGAAAAGAGAATGGCTTGAAAAAAGGCCGAGGCGGTTATGATTATTTACAATCATCAAGCGATGCTGACTATCCGACAAACTTAAATAAGCTTGTGCGCAGCGACTTTGATTTGATTTATGGAATTGGATATTTAATGGGAGATGCAGTAAAAGAAGTTGCTGAACAAAACCCGAAAAAGCATTTTGCGATCGTTGACACGGTTGTTGAACAACCAAACGTAGCTAGCATTACGTTCAAAGAGCATGAAGGTTCATTCCTTGTTGGTGTCGTTGCCGGCTTAACAACAAAAACGAATAAAATCGGATTTATCGGCGGCATGGAAATTCCATTAATTGAAAAGTTTGAAAGCGGATTCCTTGCAGGAGTAAAAGCTGTTAATCCGAAAGCGAAAGTCGAAGTGCAATATGCCGGTGCGTTTGACCAAGCGGATAAAGGAAAAGCGATTGCATCAAGCATGTATGCTTCCGGAGTCGATGTCATTTATCATGCCGCTGGCGGAACAGGAAATGGTTTGTTCTCTGAAGCAAAAGACTTGAAAAAGAAAGATCCGAACCGTGAAATTTGGGTAATCGGTGTGGATAAAGACCAATCGCCTGAAGGTGTTGTGAAAGTTGGCGGCAAAACGTATAACGTTACATTAACATCGATGGTAAAACGTGTCGATGTGGCTGTATATGACTTGGCAAAACGAGCAAAAGATGGTGATTTCCCTGGCGGAAAAACGCTTGAATATGGTCTTCAAGAAGACGGGGTTGGCATTGCGCCTACACAAGACAACATTAAGCCGGAAGTGTTAAAAGCAGTCGATGAATGGAAGCAAAAAATCATCAAAGGCGAAGTAAAAGTTCCAATGACTCGCAAAGAATACAAACAGTTTGAAGCATCCTTAAAATAA